Sequence from the Gloeocapsopsis dulcis genome:
TATCAAGCCGAGAAGCAACTGCAAGACTTGGGTGATAAAGTCCCTGCCGGTGACAAAACTAAGGTAGAAGGTTTGGTCAAAGATTTACGCGAAGCTGTCGCTAAAGAAGACGACGATCGCATCAAGACTTTGATGCCAGAGTTACAACAAACCCTGTATAGCATTGGCACTAACTTGTATCAACAACAAGGTGGTCCTGGTGCTGCGGCTGGTGGCGATCCTACTCCAGATGGTAGTGATGCAGGGTCTACTCCTAGCGGTGATGATGTCATTGATGCAGATTTCACTGAAACCAAATAATGTAGTCAAACAATAACTTATTCTTCCCCACTCAGAATTCTCCTGAATGGGGATTTTTTTTGTGTTGATAGTTGAGTAATAGGTAATAAGTAATAGCTAAAGAACACGAGACATGGCATTATATCCCCAAGCTCCCTGGACACTTCAAGGTTCCGCAGTTGCGACATTGCATCTAATAGATATTGAGCGCGTTCGCTCCTTAATTCCTCAAGAACTCGACATCATCTCCGTGTTTCCTGGTAAAACAGTTGGCGGCGTCTATTTGTCTAATTACAGTACTGGTTCGGTACTCCAATACAGCGAATTAATCGTCGTTGCTGCGGCTGTGACTCATTCAGAGATTGGTGGCTGGGTTTCGCATATTTATGTCGATAATCCTGACTCTGTCGCTGGCGGGCGAGAAATCTGGGGATTACCAAAAGAACTTGCAGAGTTTACTTGGGAAAAAAATAGTGTCAGCGTGAGACAAAGCGATTGCACTCTATGTACTTTGAACTACAATTCCTTATTCAGCATCGGCTGGAAACCGCGCTTGGGTGCTTCTAGTTTTAGTAGTAAGAATTCTGAGCTATTAAGCTTTGCATGCGGTGTAGAGGCACAATTTGGGTTAGCTAATGCACAATTAACAGTACCTACCACTAGTCCTTTTACTGATTTAATAATAGGTCAACCTTGGTTAGCAATTTCTGCAACGCAGATGCACTTAACAGTTGATGCACCACAAGTATTGACAAAAAAACGTTAGTGCAGATTCTCTAAATACTATTTCGCTGCAAGCTACGATCTGAATGTACCTATGATCGCAGATTAGGGGTTTTCATGAGCACGATCGCGGCTAAACGCTTCACGCTAGAAGAATATCACCGCCTTGCAGAACTTGGATTCTTTCGAGACAACCGAGTTGAACTCATTCGAGGAGAGATTTTTCAAATGTCGGCTAAAGGTACATCTCACTCTGTTTGTAGCACTCGTTTATATCGAGAGTTATTCAAGCTAGTAGGAGACAGTG
This genomic interval carries:
- a CDS encoding acetoacetate decarboxylase family protein, whose product is MALYPQAPWTLQGSAVATLHLIDIERVRSLIPQELDIISVFPGKTVGGVYLSNYSTGSVLQYSELIVVAAAVTHSEIGGWVSHIYVDNPDSVAGGREIWGLPKELAEFTWEKNSVSVRQSDCTLCTLNYNSLFSIGWKPRLGASSFSSKNSELLSFACGVEAQFGLANAQLTVPTTSPFTDLIIGQPWLAISATQMHLTVDAPQVLTKKR